CCGCCCGGCGCGCGCGTCGTGATCCTCGACACCGGCACCCGGCGGGGGCTGGTGCACAGCGCCTACAACGAGCGACGCGCGCAGGTGGACGCCGCCGCGGCGGCGCTCGGGGTGGCGGCGCTGCGCGACGCGAGCGAGGCCGACCTGGCGGCGCACGCGCCGGACATGGAGGACGCCGTCCACCGCCGGGCCCGCCACGTGATCCGCGAGAACGCGCGGGTGCAGGCCGCGACGGAGGCGATGGCGGCGGGGGACGCCGCGGCGTTGGGGACGTGGATGAACGCGAGCCACGCGAGTCTGCGCGACGACTTCGAGGTGACCGGCCCGGCGTTGGACGCCATGACGGAGGTCGCGCAGGCGCACCCGGCGTGCTTCGGGGCGCGCATGACCGGCGCCGGCTTCGCCGGCTGCTGCGTCGCGCTGGTCGACGAGGCGCACGTGGACGGCTTCCTGCGTGACGTCGAGGCGGGCTACGTCGCACGGACCGGGGAGACGCCGGCGCTCTACCCCGTCCGCCCGACGGCGGGGGCCGGACCGCTCGACGACGGGGACTGACCCGTCGCCGACGCGCGGGCGGCGAGCAGGAAGGCGACGCCGGCGACGAGGGCGGGGGTGGAGAGCGACGCGATGACCGCCTGGCCGGCCGGCGCGCCGGCCGGCGTCGCGAGGCGGAGCGCCATCGGGACGCCCGCCAGCACGACGACGGTCCAGCCCGCCGCGCGGGGCACGCGGCGCGCCGCGACGGCGGCGGCGCCGGCGAGGACGTAGACGAGGGCGAGGTCGATCGGTCCGGCGACCGCCTGCCAGGCCACGACGGCGGCGGGCGCGACCGCCTCCCACGCCGCGAGGCCGATCGGGACGGTCGCGGCGGGGGCGACCACGCCGATCGCCGCGCGCGGGGCGACGGCGGCGAGCACGGCGAGCGCCGCGATCGCCACCCCCCACGGCGTCAGGATCGCGAGGGCGCGCGCGGGGCCGGGGTCGGAGAGAAGCTCACCGACGAGGATCAAGCCGAAGAACCCGCCGAAGACCCCGAGGAGGGCGCCCCCGACGAGGAGGTGGGCGTGGCGCCGGCGGGCGGGCGGCCGGCCCCCGACCGCGAGGTGGACGACGGCCAGCGCCGCGACGGGGAGCACGGCGAAGGCGAGGGGGGTGAGCAGGCGTTCCATGCGACCTCCGAACCCGGACGCCCCGCCCGGAACCCCCAGGGTAGGGGGGCTCGGGCGCGGGTGTGGCGCATCGGTACGCGCGGGCGGCGTCAGAGCAGGGTGCCGCGCAGCACGACGCTGGCGACGCTGAAGTACAGGACGATGCCGGTGACGTCGACGAGGGTCGCGACGAAGGGGGTGGAGGAGGCGGCGGGGTCGGCGCCGAGGCGTTGCAGGACCATCGGGAGGATCGTGCCGACGAGCGAGCCCCACAGCACGACGAACAACAGCGACACCCCGATCGTGAGGCCGACCCACGCCCACGCGTCCCCGAACCCGGCGCCGAACGCCTGCCCGAGGCCGACGCGCGCGAAGCCGAGGGCGGCGAGGACCGCCCCGATGATCGTGGCCGCCGCCGCCTCGCGGGCGACGACGCGGCCCCAGTCGCGGAGGCGGGCTTCGCCGGTGGTGAGGGCGCGGATGATGAGGGTCGCCGCCTGCGAGCCGCTGTTCCCGCCGGAGCTGATGATCAGGGGCACGAACAACGCCAGCACCAGCGCCTGCGAGAGGGCGTCCTGGAAGCCGGCCATGGCGGTGGCGGTCAGCATCTGGCCGAAGAACAGAAGCACCAGCCAGGGGAGGCGCTTGGCGACCATCGTGCGGATGCGGATCGACAGGTAGGGCTCGTCGATCGCCTGCGACCCCCCGAGCAGGTGGATGTCCTCCGTCGCCTCCGCTTCGGCGACGTCGAGAACGTCGTCGACGGTGACGATGCCGAGCAGGACCCCCTCGTCGCCGACGACGGGGAGGGCGGTGCGTTCGTACTTCTTGAACGCGGCGACCGCCGCCTCCTGGTCGCCGTGCGCGGGCAGGGCGACGTACTCGTGGTCCATGAGTTCCGCGACGCGGGCGTCGGGCTCGATGAGCAGCAGTTCGCGCATGCGCAGGTCGTCGACGAGGCGGCCCCCTTCGGTGACGTACACGACGTTCAGGGTTTCGCTGTCGCGGCCGTAGAGGCGCACGTGGTCGAGCGCCTCGCGGATCGTCCAGTGCGGCTTCACCTGCACGTAGTCGGGGGTCATGAGCCGCCCGATGGAGTCCTCGGGGTAGCCGAGCAGCCGCACG
The sequence above is drawn from the Trueperaceae bacterium genome and encodes:
- the mgtE gene encoding magnesium transporter; translation: GDAGAPPLATGDVDVVALAERCSARIAARRFAELRAELLPLAADDVAALIVELGRESEAVVFRLLPRDVATDVLDALPFDAQESLLRALGDADVAAILDDMSPDDRTELLGDLPGRVTKRLVNLLSPEEREVAVRLLGYPEDSIGRLMTPDYVQVKPHWTIREALDHVRLYGRDSETLNVVYVTEGGRLVDDLRMRELLLIEPDARVAELMDHEYVALPAHGDQEAAVAAFKKYERTALPVVGDEGVLLGIVTVDDVLDVAEAEATEDIHLLGGSQAIDEPYLSIRIRTMVAKRLPWLVLLFFGQMLTATAMAGFQDALSQALVLALFVPLIISSGGNSGSQAATLIIRALTTGEARLRDWGRVVAREAAAATIIGAVLAALGFARVGLGQAFGAGFGDAWAWVGLTIGVSLLFVVLWGSLVGTILPMVLQRLGADPAASSTPFVATLVDVTGIVLYFSVASVVLRGTLL